The proteins below come from a single Bryobacter aggregatus MPL3 genomic window:
- a CDS encoding DUF1552 domain-containing protein, producing MTRKSLDRRTFLRGIGMASLALPALDAMTPAFAPTAASVAPVRAAFLYVPNGIIMKDWKPVVTGEKPTDFSFSKTLKPLESMREHITVLSGLDHYNGQSLGDGAGDHARAGATWLTGVHPKKTEGLDIKAGISIDQLMAKELGKATQLPSLELGLDDNRMVGGCDSGYSCAYSNTLSWSSPSTPVPLETNPRAVFERLFGDGDTTDPQARALRARQDRSILDFVNEDAKRLGATLGASDRRKLSEYMDSIREIEVRIQKAENPGRNIALPAIDQPAGIPPTFEEHIKLMFDLMTIAFQADLTRVITMMIGREGGNRTYRSIGVPDAHHGLSHHFNDPAKIERLQKIDQHHVEMVSYFIEKLSKTKDSNGTLLDNSMVLYGSSISDGNKHEHLDLPAILCGHGGNQIKGGRHLQYRKGTPMTNLFMTMADQMGVKPEKIGDSTGRVEHLTNI from the coding sequence ATGACTCGGAAATCACTTGATCGTAGAACCTTCTTGCGCGGCATCGGAATGGCCAGCCTGGCTCTTCCTGCCCTGGACGCGATGACACCCGCATTTGCGCCGACGGCGGCAAGTGTGGCCCCCGTCCGGGCTGCCTTCCTTTATGTGCCGAACGGCATCATTATGAAGGACTGGAAGCCGGTGGTGACCGGCGAGAAGCCAACCGACTTTAGCTTCTCAAAGACCTTGAAGCCGCTCGAGAGCATGCGGGAGCACATCACCGTGTTGTCCGGTCTCGATCATTACAATGGGCAATCGCTAGGCGACGGCGCAGGCGATCACGCCCGTGCAGGCGCCACCTGGCTGACCGGCGTCCATCCGAAGAAGACGGAAGGGCTCGATATCAAGGCCGGCATTTCGATCGATCAGTTGATGGCCAAAGAACTCGGCAAGGCCACGCAGCTCCCGTCGCTCGAGTTGGGCCTGGACGACAACCGCATGGTGGGCGGTTGTGATTCCGGCTATAGCTGTGCGTATAGCAACACGCTGAGCTGGAGCTCCCCCTCGACACCGGTTCCGCTCGAAACGAACCCACGCGCGGTGTTTGAACGTCTGTTCGGCGATGGCGACACGACCGATCCGCAGGCCCGGGCGCTCCGTGCCCGCCAGGATCGCAGCATTCTCGATTTCGTGAATGAAGATGCGAAGCGTCTGGGCGCCACACTGGGAGCCTCGGACCGCCGCAAGCTGAGCGAGTACATGGATTCGATCCGCGAGATCGAAGTCCGCATCCAGAAGGCGGAGAATCCGGGCCGCAACATCGCGCTGCCGGCCATCGACCAGCCCGCGGGCATTCCGCCCACCTTTGAAGAACACATCAAGCTGATGTTTGACTTGATGACGATTGCGTTCCAAGCCGATCTGACCCGCGTGATCACCATGATGATTGGCCGCGAAGGCGGCAATCGCACCTATCGTTCGATTGGCGTGCCGGACGCTCACCATGGTCTGTCGCATCACTTCAACGATCCGGCCAAGATCGAACGTCTGCAGAAGATCGATCAACACCATGTCGAGATGGTTTCTTACTTCATTGAGAAGCTCAGCAAGACCAAGGACTCCAACGGCACGCTGCTTGATAACTCGATGGTTCTCTATGGTTCGAGCATCAGCGACGGCAACAAGCACGAGCACCTCGACCTGCCTGCCATCCTTTGCGGCCACGGCGGCAATCAGATCAAGGGCGGCCGTCACCTGCAGTACCGCAAGGGCACCCCGATGACAAATCTGTTTATGACCATGGCAGACCAGATGGGTGTGAAGCCGGAGAAGATCGGCGATAGCACCGGTCGCGTCGAACACCTCACGAACATCTAG